The following proteins come from a genomic window of Hydrogenispora ethanolica:
- a CDS encoding LptA/OstA family protein — translation MRHWRKLLWVLVLIPSLAWAAAPMELVAPAGGEMDLKRNTMQYYGTETQPVTVRWNNSVLEAKYLEYDRNQEVVTGKQSVQLIQTNPNRTMHCEVIVVEMKKDRLVAMNHVALKYDENTSFTGERLEWDRANDVVVMTGKPELDYKEWQLTGERMEGQVVRGTLTITGSAQIQGNETIARAGKILFNRDENKVVLQQNPVVVRGNSELTATEIIYDLTTKKITANGGVQSRINKESR, via the coding sequence ATGCGACATTGGCGAAAACTACTATGGGTGCTTGTTTTGATTCCGAGTCTGGCTTGGGCGGCCGCGCCGATGGAACTGGTGGCGCCAGCCGGCGGTGAAATGGACTTGAAACGCAACACCATGCAGTATTACGGAACCGAAACCCAGCCGGTGACGGTTCGTTGGAATAATTCGGTGTTGGAAGCGAAGTATCTGGAATACGACCGCAATCAGGAGGTTGTCACCGGAAAACAGTCGGTTCAGCTGATACAGACCAATCCGAATCGGACCATGCACTGCGAGGTCATTGTGGTCGAGATGAAAAAGGACCGTCTGGTGGCAATGAATCATGTTGCTTTGAAATACGATGAGAACACCTCATTCACCGGTGAACGTCTCGAATGGGATCGAGCCAACGATGTTGTCGTGATGACTGGAAAACCGGAGCTGGATTACAAAGAATGGCAGCTCACCGGGGAGCGCATGGAGGGACAAGTTGTCCGGGGCACATTGACCATTACGGGTTCCGCTCAGATTCAGGGGAATGAAACGATCGCCCGAGCCGGAAAAATACTTTTTAACCGGGATGAGAACAAAGTGGTTTTGCAGCAAAATCCGGTAGTGGTGCGCGGCAATAGTGAATTAACCGCCACGGAGATCATTTACGACTTAACCACCAAAAAGATAACGGCGAACGGCGGTGTACAGTCCCGTATCAACAAAGAGAGCCGCTGA